GGTCTCGAACTTCGTGCGCGCGTTAGCGCTGGATTGGGGCGAACGCGGCGTACGCATCAATGCCGTCGCACCGGGCCTGACCGCGACCGCCCCGACCGCGCTGCTCACCGAGGATCCGACGTTGAATGCCCTGTTCTCCGGCCGTACCGCCCTGGGACGACTCGGACGTCCCGAGGACATCGCCCCGGCAGTGCTTTTCCTGGCCAGCGACGCCGCGGCCTACATCACCGGCCAGATCGTGGCCGTCGACGGCGGCGTAACCGCATCCAGCGGTCAAGCGCGCCTCCCCAAGGCCGCCGCACCGAGCTGACGAGACCGTCCGTCACGACCGCCACGCTTGAGCCTCAACGCTCGGCGAGGGACTGAGCCAAATCGATGGTGCCGGTGCTGATCGCGCCGATCACGCCGCCGTCGACGAGCAGATCGGTGCCGGTGATGAACGAAGCGGACGGACCGAGCAGGAACTCGACGGCGCCCGCGATGTCTTCGGGCGTGCCGTAGCGCCGCAGCCCGGAGTTGTCGACCATCGCCCGCATTAACGTGCCCGACTCGCTGTCGAGCTCCAGCCGTCCCATCGCCGTCGAGATGACTCCAGGGCTGATCGAGTTGATCCGTGCGCCGCGCTGACCCCAGGTCCCGGCCGCGGCGGCCACTCGAATCTGGTTGGCGCGCTTGGCGAACGGATAAGCCATCTGGCTACTGGTGATGCTGGCGCACGCATCGATGCCGAGCAGTTCCTCGGCGGGCAGGGTGGCCAGCTGTCGCGCCACCTCCGGATCAGGCGGGGGCATCATGTGGCCGGCCATGCTGGCGATGACGACGCCCGCGCCGCCGGGCTCGATCACCTTGCCGAATTCGTCGATGCTCAGCGCGACGCCCAGCAGGTCGACGGCTAGCACCGCCTCGGTGGAGGCTTGCTGCGGAGACAGGCCCGCCGTGTGCACGACCTTGGAGACCCGCCCGGCCTTCGACGCCGTTTCAGCGACCGCGGCCAGCGACTCACGGGACGTGACGTCGACCTCCTGCGTCACCACATAGTGGCCGTCTTCGGTGAGCGCCGCGGCCGTCGCCTCGAGACCCGCGGCGTTGATGTCGGCCAGCACGATGGCTCGGCCCGCCCCGCAGCGTCGGGCCACCGAGACGCCCATGCCGCCCACTCCGATGACGATCAGAACGTCGTTGTTCACGGTTTCCTCCGTTTCGGGAACTGGCGGCAGGCAACTGAGACGATATGAGAACAATATTCTCGCTTAGCGAGAGTATCTGCCACAGACGTCGCCAGCGGCGGCGCCCACCGATCTGCCCACCTTTGAGCGACAACCCGTTTTCCTGTCGCTCGAAGGTGGGCACGTCGGACGCCCCGGCACGACGGCTAATTCTTGTTGGCGTTGAACTTCGCGACGATGGCCCGGAAGTCCTCGGTCTGCATCGACTGGCTCTCCGCGGTCAGCGCGTAGTCGATAGTGGCGAGCACTGCTTTCTCGAGGTGGATGTTGAGGACGCGTTTGGTGCTTTCGACGGCCTGCTGCGGCAGTTCGAGGATCTTCTTTGCGGCCTTGATCGCCTCACCGAGGGGGTCGGCCACCGCGTGGTTGGCCAGGCCCAGTTCGACGGCCTTCGCGGCGGTGATCCGGGCACCGGTCAGCGCGTACTCCTTCGCCAGGAGCAGGCTGATGTGCAGCGGCCAGGTCAGCGGCCCGCCGTCGGCGGCGACCAGTCCTACTTGCACGTGCGGGTCGGCCAAGTAGGCGTCTTCGGCGATGTAGACGATGTCACTGAGCGCGACGAGGCTGCAGCCCAGCCCGACGGCTGGGCCGTTCACCGCGGCGACAACCGGGATCCGGCAGCGCGCCATGCCAAGGACGATCTCGCGCCCGTCGATGATGGTCTTGGCGCGCAGGTCGGCGTCGTTGGCCAGCTCTTCCAGGTACCCGAAGTCGCCGCCAGCCGAAAAAGCCCGTCCGGCACCGGTTATCACGGCGGCGCGAGCGGTCAGGTCGTCGCTGAGCCGCTGCCACAACTTGGCCAGCCCGTGGTGCAGATCGTCGTTGACGGAGTTGAGCGACTCCGGCCGGTTCAGGGTGATGATCCGCAGCGGACCGTCGGCCTGGACGTCGATTTCCTTTGGCATGTCGTACAAGTCAGACTCCTAGCTTCAAGATTCGGGACGCGATGATGTTTTTCTGAATCTGCGATGTGCCGCCCATGACGCTTTGCGCGCGGCTGTAGAAGTACGCCTCCAGCAGATTCGGGTCGTCGGTGCCCGACACCGCCAGCGCGGCATGGCCGACGGATTGTTCGACCCACGTCATCAACAGCTTGTCCAGCGACCCGTCCGAGGTGTGGGTTACCCCGTCGAGTTGCTCGGAGAGCCGTCGCCGCACGTGGTGGGTCAGCATCTCCGTTTGTACTGCGGCCCACGCGAGTTCCTCGTTGGGTGTATCGCCGTTACGCGCGGCCATCTGGCGCACCAGCTTGCCGTAGCGTGCCGCGAAACCCAACGTCGAAGGCTCCCGCTCGTGGCCGACGACGGTCATGGCCAACGGCCAGCCGTCGCCGGGTTCGCCGACCATGTTCTCGACCGGAACCGTGGCGCCGTCGAACAGCACCTGCCCGAACTCTTTGGTCACTCCGCTGATCATCTGTAGCGGACGTTGTTGCACGCCAGGCTGTTTCATCGGGATGATGAAGGCCGAGATGCCGCGGTGCCGTTTGGGCTCGGGGTCGGTGCGCGCCAGGAGCAGACACCAGTCGGCGACGTCGGAGTAGCTGGTCCAGATTTTGTGCCCGTTGACCACGTAGTGATCGCCCTGCCGGACGGCGGTGGTGGTCAGCGACGCGAGGTCCGACCCGGAACCGGGTTCGCTGAACCCCTGACACCACCGTTCGGTGCCGTTGATCATGCCGGGCAGGAAGCGCGCGCACAGTTCCTTGCTGGCGTGCCGGGTCAGACCGGCTACCAGGTAGCCGAGGCTCGGGCGGGCGGGCGCCTCGGCGCGGGCCAGCTCCTCGTCGAGGATGACGTCGTATACCGGCGGCAATTCCTGCCCCCCGTATTCACGCGGCCAGGACAGCCCGAAGAAGCCGCCCTCATACAGCGCGCGGTGCCATTCGCCCTGGCGGGCCCAGTATTCGTCTCCCGAAGTGGGAAACTCCTTGGCGTGCTGGGAAAGCCAAATACGCAACCGGTCGCGAAACGCCGCTTCGTCGGTCGAGTCACGGAAGTCCAACGCTGATCTCCTCCAGCTTGACGGGCCACAGTTGAGTGGAGGTGAGCACGCGACGCAGGAAGACGTGCGCGAGGCATTCCCAGGTATTGCCGATGCCGCCGTGCACCTGGATCGCGGTCTCGCAGACAGTCCGTGCCGCACGCGCGCAGTACACCTTGGCAAACCGTCCGGCACGGATCGCCTCCGCCGGCTCCAGTTCGTCGACCGCCCAGGCCGCGTGGCGAGCGATGCTGATCGATCCTTCGATCAGGGCCAGGCTTTCCGCGAGCAGGTGGGCGATGGCCTGATACGAGCCGATCGTCTTGCCATACTGCTCGCGGATTTTCGCGTATTCGACCGCCAAGGTGTGCGCACCGCGGGAAGCGCCGACCAGGTCGGCCGAAATGGTCGCCAGTGCCAGCGCCAACCAGCGCTGCGCATCTTCAGAGGCCAGATCGCCGACAGCCGTGAAGTTTTCGGAAATCTCAGCGGTGGCCCGCGTCAGGTCGACGGCATCGAGGTTTGCACCCACGTCGACGGCCGACACGGCCGTGCCATCCAGCCGCAAAGCGCGGCGGTACCCGCGCGCATCGATCGCACGACCGCCGACGGCGATGGTCGACCCGGAGGCGTCGTCGCCGACTCGGCGCGCGAGGTCGTCGGCCAGCACCGGCCCGAGGAACGGCGCGTCGACCAGCCCCCGGCCGAATTCCTCCGCGACGATGGCGACTTCGACCGCCGACGCTTCGTCGGAACGCAGTGAACGCCACCCGGTGATCTGAATTTGCTTGTCCAGGCGCGCGATTCGGTCGGCGTCGCCGAGGTCCTGCACAGACCCCGGTCCGAGATCGTCGGCGAGTTTTGCCGACGCGTCGCGCAATTGCCGTTGCTCAGCTGTCAGACGTACATCCATAGCGCTCCTTGAGGACTCGGCGCAGCACCTTTCCCGAAGGCAGCCGAGGTATTTCGGGCACGAACACCACGCGACTCACACGCTTGTAGGACGCCAAGCGCTCCCCGACCCGGGCCGTCAGCTCGGCGGCGTCGACCGGCTCACGCGTGGCGATTGCGGCTACCACCAGTTCGCCGTCGGCACCATCGGGGACACCGAACACCGCGCAGTCCTCGACAGCGGGGTGTTCGTGTAGGACGGTCTCCACCTCGGCGGGCGCGACCTGGAATCCGCGGACCTTGATCATCTCTTTGGATCGGTCGGTGATGCGCAACCATCCGTCGTCATCCAGATAGCCGATGTCGCCGGTCCGATACCAGCCGTCGCACAACACTTCTCGGGTCGCCTCATCGGGCAGGTAGCCAGCCATCAGCGATTGAGCCTTCGCCTGAATCTCTCCAACTTCGCCGACGTGGAGCGGCTCACCGGTCTGCTGCGACGTCACTCGCACCTGGACTCCCGGGATGGGACGGCCGACGGTGTCGAGCCGGGCCCCGTCGCGTGGATTGCAGGCGATCACCGGCAGTTCCGTGGTGCCATAGGCCGGCACCCACCCGACTCCGGTGCGACGAGTGACCGTCTCGGCGACGCTGCCGCTGACCGGCGTCGCGCCCCACATGATGAACCGCAACGACGACAGGTCATAGGATTCGAGTCGGGCATGCTGCGCGATGGCTAAAGCGATTGGAGCGACGGCCATTTCGACGGTAATCCGGTCGTCGTTGATGTGCTGCAGCATCCGGTCGATGTCGAATCGGCGATGCAGGCGCATCCACACCCCGGTCTGTAACGCGGTCACGATGTTCAACAGACCGAGAATGTGCGACGGCGGAGTGACGATCTGGATGCGGTCGGCAGCGGTCAAGCCCATCGCGTCGCGCCAGTGCCCCACCGCGGTCTGCAACGAATGATGAGTGTGCCGAACCGCTTTCGGCAGACCCGTAGTGCCGGAACTGAACGCCAGCATGGCATCGGCACCCTTCGGGGGTGCCGAGCCCGGCGTGGGATCGCCGGGGGTGATCGGCTCGTCGAGGTGCAGCATCGGCATCAGATCAGCGAGCACCTCGTGGTCGCCGACGCCGTGCGACGGATTGGTCAACGCCAGCGCGTGCTGGACCTCGTGCCGTTTCCAGGCGGGGCTGATCAGTACGACGGTGGCGGCCAACCGCCAGATGGCGTACAGGGCGACGACGAACTCGGGACGGTTGGAGCTCATCAATGCGACCCGCTGGCCGGCCCGCACGCCACGCTGACGCAGTCTGATGGCAAGACCGTCGGCCAACGCCTCGAGCTGCGGCAACGTGAACTGCCGCTCCTCGAAGACCAGCGCCGTCGGAGACATTGAGACGATCCTATCGTTTTGGGAGAATAGTATTCTCTTAAGCGAAGAACGCAAAGTGTGGAAGGTGTGGGGATGACGGTGGCCGGTGACGTCGACTCGATCGGCACGGTGAACATCCGGCTCGATCGCAAGAAGGTGTCGGTGCCGCGAGTGCCGGGAGAGACGCTGTTGGAAAGCGCGCGACGAGCCGGCCTGTCACCCCCGTTCAGCTGTGAAGCCGGCAACTGCGGGACTTGCATGGCCAAGCTGATCGACGGCGAGGCCACCATGCGCACGAATGACGTGCTCGAGGACGACGAGATCGCCGAGGGCTACATCCTGACCTGCCAGGCCGTGCCGGACACCGCATCGATCACCGTCGAGTACGAATAAGGGGAATGGATCGCGGCCGTTGTGGGCTGAAGCACACATGACCGACCTTCCCGCTTTCGAGAAACTGGCCGCGGCCGATCAAGGCCTCGTCGTCTTCACCACGCTGCGTCGCGACGGCAGTGCGCAATCGTCCGTCGTCAACGCCGGGGTGCTCCCCCATCCACTGACCGACGAGCCGGTGGTCGCCCTCGTCGCCATCGGGGGCGCCCGCAAGCTCGACCACCTCCGGACCGATCCGCGCACCACTGTCACGGCCCGGTCCGGTTGGCAGTGGGCCACCGTCGAAGGCACCGCGCAATTGATCGGTCCCGACGATCCGCACCCGGACGTGGACGACGAGCGGCTGCGGGTGCTGCTTCGCGAGATCTTTACCGCGGCCGGAGGCACCCATGACGACTGGGATACCTACGACCGGGTGATGCGCGAACAGCGTCGGACCGCGGTTTTGATCTCACCGAATCGCGTGTACTCGAACCCGTCCCGCGACTAGACGAGCGTCGGCGCTTAAGGCCCTCCTCGTTGACTCTGCGCCCATGGCGTGAAAATGCGAGTGGTCAGCGCCCTCGACGCAGAGTCAACGGGCGCTCTCGAAGTAGTGGCCGGCCTCGATGTCGGCGAGCAACCCGACGTGTTCCGGGTGCCAGTCGAGCACCTTCTGGGTCAGCTCGTTGGACGTCGCGTTGTCCAGCGAGGCGAACATCGCCAGAAATCCGAAGTGATCCGGCCCCTGCTCGGCGGTGATGCTTCTGACCGGCAGATCCAGTTTGCGGCCGATGACCTCGGCGATGTCACGGAACGGCACACCTTCGTCGGCGACACCGTGCAGCCTGGTGCCCGCGGGCGCGGATTCCAGTGCCAGCCGGTACATTCGTGCCGCGTCGAGTGTGTGCACGGCGGGCCAGCGGTTGGCGCCGTCGCCGATGTAGGCGGAGACACCGGCTTTGCGGGCGCTGTCGATGATGTGGTGGGTGAAGCCGTGGTGGTCCAGGTCGCTGTGCACCAGTGGAGCCAGCCGGATAACGGACGATCGAACTCCCTTGTCCGCCAACGCGATCACGGCGTTCTCCGCGTCAATTCTCGGACCGGCCGGCAGCGTGTCGTTCTCGGTCGCGAGGCGCCCCTCGACGAACGCCACCATCAGCGTCCCCCCCGTGCTGACGAACGGCTTGCCTGATCCGATCAATGCTTCGCCGATCGCCTCGACGGCCTGCCGGTCCGACTCGACCGAGCCGAGGAAGTCGTCGAAGTTGTGTTTGAAGGCCAGGTGGATCACGCCGTCCGAGGCGGCCGCGGCTTCACGCAGACCGTCGAGGTCGTCGAGATCACCGCGGTATACGTCGGCGCCCTGGGCCGCCAGCGCGGCAGCGCCCTGGTCCGAGCGGGACAGCCCGACGACCTGATGCCCGGCCTGCAGCAATTCCGGCACGACCGCCGACCCGATGTGACCCGTTGCGCCGGTGACGAAAACTCGCATGTTGATCTCCCTGAATACGACGTTGAAGCGGTGACACCACCCTGCGTCCGCGGCATCGGATGCGTCCAAGACTTGTTTCGAATGGCTCAATACCGATCAGGCATCACCGCATGTCGGGCTGCCTTTCCTTGGGCCCTGATGCCGTTGCGGCGGTTACGCTCCGGGTATGGACGACACGTCAGCCGATCTCGACCTCCGGTTGGTGCGCTATTTCGTCGTGGTCGCCGAGCATCGCCATTTCGGTCGCGCGGCCACCGCGCTGCGTGTCGCGCAACCGTCACTGAGTCGGCAAATCCGGCGTCTAGAGCAGCAACTGGGTGCCCGTCTACTCGACCGCACTCCACAGGGCACCCGACTCACCGACGCCGGCGAGGCTTTTCTGCCGTCGGCTAAGGCTCTGCTGCGGTCCGCGAACCGGGCGGCGGCGCAGACCCGAGCCGCGGCGCAACCGAGCCGGATCACGGTCGGTTACACGACGGGGATGATCGTCACGCCGGCGGTCCGTGAAATGCGGCGGCAACACCCCGACGCCGAGGTGAAGGCGGTGCACCTGGACTGGACCGTGGCGCGCCAATCCTTGCTCGATCATCGGGTGGACGCCGTGGTGACGCGGTTGCCGTTTCCGACCGACCGGTTGCACGTCACGATCCTCTACGACGAGCCACGGGTGCTGGTCGTGTCGCGTGAACACCGGCTGGCCGGCAAGGAGTCGATCACAATCGATGACATCGCCGACGAGCCGATGCCGCAAGTTCGCGGTTCGGACCCCGTGTGGAATGCGTTCTGGCGCATCGATCCTCGTCCGGATGGGCGACGCGCCCCCGACGGCCCGTTCATCGAGGCGATCGAGGACAAGTTCGAGGTGATCGCGGCCGGTCAAGCGGTGGCGATTTCCGCGGGTTCGCATATCAGCGCCCTGCGCCCAGACCTGACGACAATTCCGCTCGAAGGCGTGGAGCCATGCCATGTCGTAGTGGCGTGCCGGGCCGACGACCACAGTCGGCTGGTGGCGTCCTTCCGCAAGCTCGCCGGGCAGCACCTCACCGCGCCTTAGCGAAGTTGGGCGCCTAACTCCGAAATCATCTCGCGGGTACGCCGTTTCGAGGCGATCAGCTCTTCGCGGTTGTCGCCGATCGGCAGCAACCGCACCGACAGGTCGGTCACACCGGCGTCGGCGAATCGACGCATCCGCGCCAGGATGGCGTCCTCGTCGCCGGCCGCGCAGATGTCGCCGACGTCGCGGGCGTCGCCGTAATCCAGGAGCCGCTGATAGTTCGGCGACACCTCGGCCTCGCCCAGAATCCGGTTGGCCCGCTCCTTGGCCGCATCAATTTCGTTTGTGGCACACAGGCATACCGGAATCCCCGCGACGATTCGCGGTGCCGGGCGGCCCGCGTTGGCGGCGGCCTTGGTGATCCGCGGCACCACATGGTTGGCGACGGCACGCTCGTCGGCCATCCAGAGCACGGTGCCGTCGGCGTGCTCGCCGGCCAGCGCCAACATCACCGGACCGAGTGCCGCGACGAACACCGGCAACGGCGCGACCGGGGCGAGATCGTTCGGGTTGTGCACGGTGAAGTGCTCGTTCTCGACGTCGATCTGACCGGGGCCGGCGAAAGCCGCCCGCAACACCTCGAGGTAGTCGCGGGTGTAGGCGGCGGGCTTTTCGTAGGGCAGTCCCAGCATGTCTTGGATGATCCAGTGGTGCGACGGCCCGACGCCCAGCGCCAGCCGTCCTCCCGTCGAGGCATGCGTCGACAACGCTTGGCGCGCCAGCGCGACCGGGTGCTGCGCCTGTAGCGGGACGACCGCGGTGCCGAGCTCGATGCGGGTGGTGCGGGTACCCATCAGCGCGACGGCCAGCAGCGCGTCGAAGTCGTTGGGCACCTGCGGGATCCATGCGGTGTCCATGCCCGCGTTCTCAGCCCACTCGATGTCGGCGAGCAGCCGAGAAACCTTGCGCGCGGAATCCCCACGCTCGGCGCCGATCATTACTCCGAGACGCACGGCTCCTCCAAAGTGTCGTTATCCGTCGAAGATAACGTACTTGCCAAAAAAGAGAATGCCAATACCACGCTGCTGATCAGCGGCGATGCGTCAGACGCGGCAGAGAATCTCGCCGTGCGGGATACCGATCCAGCCATCGGGCGCGGTCGCCCACTGCCGCCAGGCCGCAGCGATGTCCGCCAACTCGGCGGAGGTGGCCAACCCGGTGTCGACCAACTGCCGCGCCAGCGCGGACTCGACAATGCGGTCCGCCCACATTCCACCCCACCAGTCGCGCGTCTCCGGCGTGGCGAAGCACCACAAACCGCCAGTCGGGGTGATGTCGTCGAATCCAGCGTGCTGCGCCCACGACAGCAGTCGCCGGCCCGCATCCGGTTCCCCGCCGTTGGCGCGCGCGGCTGCGGAGTACAGCGTCATCCAGCGATCGAGTCCAGGCAGTAGCGGATACCAGGTGAATCCCGCGTAATCGGCGTCGCGGGCGGCGACCACGCCACCGGGCTTGCACACCCGACGCATCTCGCGCAGCGCTTGCACCGGGTCGGCGACGTGCTGCAGCACCTGATGAGCGTGGACGACGTCGAAGGTGTCGTCGGGGAAGACCAAGGCGTGGACGTCCGAGGTGACGAACTCGATGTTCGGCCGGTCTTGTCGCTGCGCCTCGGCGCGAGCCAAACTCAGTGCATCGTCGGTCATTTCGACCGCGGTCACCCAGCCCGGCGCAATCCGGGCCGCGAGATCGACGGTGATCGTGCCCGGGCCGCAGCCGACGTCGAGCACGGACATCCCTTGCCGCAGATGCGGCAGCAGATAGGCCGCCGAGTTTTCCGCCGTGCGAACGCGATGGCTCCGCAGTACCGATTCGTGATGCCCGTGGGTGTAGACGGCCTGGCGTTCATCGGTCATGACGGAGCTCCTCGCGGATCGTGTTTCGGTCCCGAGCCTAAGCGTGCGTTTCATAATACGAAACGTATTTCTCAAATTGTGAGACGCTAGTTCACGGGAACATCGAGAATGGGCCGCTGGGTCCCGGAGCCGGGGCCGTCGAAGTGCCACCACTCACCCGAGTACACCGACAGCCCGCCCGCACTCATGGCATCGCGGAGCCTCGTCCGATTCGTCTGCTGGGCGGGGCTGACCCCATCGGTCGCGAACGCCGTTGCGTGCGGGGAGAAGTCGTCGAAATCGGTGCCCATGTCGACCAGGCAGCGCGGGCACTGCTGCGGCTGGTCTGCGAGCGTCACGTCCACCGACCGCCCCGCTTCGTGACTCTTGGCGAAGTTGCCGGGTTTGGCCACCCAGGCCGGGTTGGGAACGATGTCGAACATCTTGACCTGCACGTCGTGTGGTCGATAGCAGTCCCAGAACACGAGAACGTGGCCCTGCGACGCCAGCACTTTGGCGGCCGACGCGAGACCGGGCGCCATGGATTCATGGACCAGGCAGCGCGCGTTGGCCGGATACAGCTGGGTGCGGGTGAAGTTGTTCGGGGTCGCGTAACGCAGGTCGATCAGCGCGTTCGGGACGACGGTGCGCACGTCGACGAGTCCGGCCGCCCGGGCTTGCGGACTCACCGGTGGCACGTCGGCGGCCGACACCGCGGTGCACATCGAGGCGAACAGCAGAAATGCGCCCAGGAACCGAAACATGGCTCGAGTATGCCCGGGGGATTTATGCTGCAGGCATTCGTCGGACGCGTCAAAGGAGACCGTCATGACCGTCAGTTCCGCCGCGCGCACGCTCTCCGATGCTGATCTGCCGACGCTGGACTACAGCGCGGACGAGAACCCGACCCAGGTATATCCGCGCTTGCGCGAAGCCCAGGAACAGGCGCCCGTCGCGATCGGCCCGTTCGGCCCGGAAATCCTCTCCTACAAGATGGTCCGAGCCGTGTTGCGGGACAAGAGGTTTGAGGTGCCGCAGGGAATCGTGCTGCAGGCACACGGTGTCACGTCGGGCCCGTTGTGGGACAAGGTGG
This genomic stretch from Mycobacterium paraterrae harbors:
- a CDS encoding M15 family metallopeptidase — translated: MCTAVSAADVPPVSPQARAAGLVDVRTVVPNALIDLRYATPNNFTRTQLYPANARCLVHESMAPGLASAAKVLASQGHVLVFWDCYRPHDVQVKMFDIVPNPAWVAKPGNFAKSHEAGRSVDVTLADQPQQCPRCLVDMGTDFDDFSPHATAFATDGVSPAQQTNRTRLRDAMSAGGLSVYSGEWWHFDGPGSGTQRPILDVPVN
- a CDS encoding methyltransferase domain-containing protein; the protein is MTDERQAVYTHGHHESVLRSHRVRTAENSAAYLLPHLRQGMSVLDVGCGPGTITVDLAARIAPGWVTAVEMTDDALSLARAEAQRQDRPNIEFVTSDVHALVFPDDTFDVVHAHQVLQHVADPVQALREMRRVCKPGGVVAARDADYAGFTWYPLLPGLDRWMTLYSAAARANGGEPDAGRRLLSWAQHAGFDDITPTGGLWCFATPETRDWWGGMWADRIVESALARQLVDTGLATSAELADIAAAWRQWATAPDGWIGIPHGEILCRV
- a CDS encoding LysR family transcriptional regulator, whose amino-acid sequence is MDDTSADLDLRLVRYFVVVAEHRHFGRAATALRVAQPSLSRQIRRLEQQLGARLLDRTPQGTRLTDAGEAFLPSAKALLRSANRAAAQTRAAAQPSRITVGYTTGMIVTPAVREMRRQHPDAEVKAVHLDWTVARQSLLDHRVDAVVTRLPFPTDRLHVTILYDEPRVLVVSREHRLAGKESITIDDIADEPMPQVRGSDPVWNAFWRIDPRPDGRRAPDGPFIEAIEDKFEVIAAGQAVAISAGSHISALRPDLTTIPLEGVEPCHVVVACRADDHSRLVASFRKLAGQHLTAP
- a CDS encoding acyl-CoA dehydrogenase family protein, whose amino-acid sequence is MDFRDSTDEAAFRDRLRIWLSQHAKEFPTSGDEYWARQGEWHRALYEGGFFGLSWPREYGGQELPPVYDVILDEELARAEAPARPSLGYLVAGLTRHASKELCARFLPGMINGTERWCQGFSEPGSGSDLASLTTTAVRQGDHYVVNGHKIWTSYSDVADWCLLLARTDPEPKRHRGISAFIIPMKQPGVQQRPLQMISGVTKEFGQVLFDGATVPVENMVGEPGDGWPLAMTVVGHEREPSTLGFAARYGKLVRQMAARNGDTPNEELAWAAVQTEMLTHHVRRRLSEQLDGVTHTSDGSLDKLLMTWVEQSVGHAALAVSGTDDPNLLEAYFYSRAQSVMGGTSQIQKNIIASRILKLGV
- a CDS encoding LLM class F420-dependent oxidoreductase encodes the protein MRLGVMIGAERGDSARKVSRLLADIEWAENAGMDTAWIPQVPNDFDALLAVALMGTRTTRIELGTAVVPLQAQHPVALARQALSTHASTGGRLALGVGPSHHWIIQDMLGLPYEKPAAYTRDYLEVLRAAFAGPGQIDVENEHFTVHNPNDLAPVAPLPVFVAALGPVMLALAGEHADGTVLWMADERAVANHVVPRITKAAANAGRPAPRIVAGIPVCLCATNEIDAAKERANRILGEAEVSPNYQRLLDYGDARDVGDICAAGDEDAILARMRRFADAGVTDLSVRLLPIGDNREELIASKRRTREMISELGAQLR
- a CDS encoding SDR family oxidoreductase; protein product: MRVFVTGATGHIGSAVVPELLQAGHQVVGLSRSDQGAAALAAQGADVYRGDLDDLDGLREAAAASDGVIHLAFKHNFDDFLGSVESDRQAVEAIGEALIGSGKPFVSTGGTLMVAFVEGRLATENDTLPAGPRIDAENAVIALADKGVRSSVIRLAPLVHSDLDHHGFTHHIIDSARKAGVSAYIGDGANRWPAVHTLDAARMYRLALESAPAGTRLHGVADEGVPFRDIAEVIGRKLDLPVRSITAEQGPDHFGFLAMFASLDNATSNELTQKVLDWHPEHVGLLADIEAGHYFESAR
- a CDS encoding TIGR03618 family F420-dependent PPOX class oxidoreductase, producing the protein MTDLPAFEKLAAADQGLVVFTTLRRDGSAQSSVVNAGVLPHPLTDEPVVALVAIGGARKLDHLRTDPRTTVTARSGWQWATVEGTAQLIGPDDPHPDVDDERLRVLLREIFTAAGGTHDDWDTYDRVMREQRRTAVLISPNRVYSNPSRD
- a CDS encoding acyl-CoA dehydrogenase family protein, producing MDVRLTAEQRQLRDASAKLADDLGPGSVQDLGDADRIARLDKQIQITGWRSLRSDEASAVEVAIVAEEFGRGLVDAPFLGPVLADDLARRVGDDASGSTIAVGGRAIDARGYRRALRLDGTAVSAVDVGANLDAVDLTRATAEISENFTAVGDLASEDAQRWLALALATISADLVGASRGAHTLAVEYAKIREQYGKTIGSYQAIAHLLAESLALIEGSISIARHAAWAVDELEPAEAIRAGRFAKVYCARAARTVCETAIQVHGGIGNTWECLAHVFLRRVLTSTQLWPVKLEEISVGLP
- a CDS encoding enoyl-CoA hydratase/isomerase family protein, whose product is MYDMPKEIDVQADGPLRIITLNRPESLNSVNDDLHHGLAKLWQRLSDDLTARAAVITGAGRAFSAGGDFGYLEELANDADLRAKTIIDGREIVLGMARCRIPVVAAVNGPAVGLGCSLVALSDIVYIAEDAYLADPHVQVGLVAADGGPLTWPLHISLLLAKEYALTGARITAAKAVELGLANHAVADPLGEAIKAAKKILELPQQAVESTKRVLNIHLEKAVLATIDYALTAESQSMQTEDFRAIVAKFNANKN
- a CDS encoding SDR family oxidoreductase, translating into MNNDVLIVIGVGGMGVSVARRCGAGRAIVLADINAAGLEATAAALTEDGHYVVTQEVDVTSRESLAAVAETASKAGRVSKVVHTAGLSPQQASTEAVLAVDLLGVALSIDEFGKVIEPGGAGVVIASMAGHMMPPPDPEVARQLATLPAEELLGIDACASITSSQMAYPFAKRANQIRVAAAAGTWGQRGARINSISPGVISTAMGRLELDSESGTLMRAMVDNSGLRRYGTPEDIAGAVEFLLGPSASFITGTDLLVDGGVIGAISTGTIDLAQSLAER
- a CDS encoding class I adenylate-forming enzyme family protein is translated as MSPTALVFEERQFTLPQLEALADGLAIRLRQRGVRAGQRVALMSSNRPEFVVALYAIWRLAATVVLISPAWKRHEVQHALALTNPSHGVGDHEVLADLMPMLHLDEPITPGDPTPGSAPPKGADAMLAFSSGTTGLPKAVRHTHHSLQTAVGHWRDAMGLTAADRIQIVTPPSHILGLLNIVTALQTGVWMRLHRRFDIDRMLQHINDDRITVEMAVAPIALAIAQHARLESYDLSSLRFIMWGATPVSGSVAETVTRRTGVGWVPAYGTTELPVIACNPRDGARLDTVGRPIPGVQVRVTSQQTGEPLHVGEVGEIQAKAQSLMAGYLPDEATREVLCDGWYRTGDIGYLDDDGWLRITDRSKEMIKVRGFQVAPAEVETVLHEHPAVEDCAVFGVPDGADGELVVAAIATREPVDAAELTARVGERLASYKRVSRVVFVPEIPRLPSGKVLRRVLKERYGCTSDS
- a CDS encoding 2Fe-2S iron-sulfur cluster-binding protein translates to MTVAGDVDSIGTVNIRLDRKKVSVPRVPGETLLESARRAGLSPPFSCEAGNCGTCMAKLIDGEATMRTNDVLEDDEIAEGYILTCQAVPDTASITVEYE